One genomic segment of Catalinimonas alkaloidigena includes these proteins:
- a CDS encoding DoxX family membrane protein, which yields MSAIVRLNKWANAHTNIGFDTLRVLLGAFLIYKGIHFMTHTEMLIDVLNPVDTFGWTMIIVHYISMTHLFGGLLIIIGLLTRASIFFQLPILVSAVLLNFVGEMIVINLLQASAALLVSVFFLIYGSGKHSVDYTLKIGM from the coding sequence ATGAGTGCAATCGTAAGACTTAATAAATGGGCCAATGCACATACCAATATTGGCTTTGACACGCTACGCGTACTTTTAGGGGCATTTTTGATCTACAAAGGTATTCACTTCATGACGCATACGGAGATGCTGATTGATGTATTAAATCCGGTTGATACTTTTGGCTGGACCATGATCATAGTACATTATATTAGTATGACTCACCTTTTTGGAGGCTTACTCATCATTATTGGACTGCTGACAAGAGCAAGCATATTTTTCCAACTACCCATTTTAGTCTCAGCTGTGCTACTCAACTTTGTGGGTGAGATGATTGTCATTAACCTTCTTCAAGCCTCTGCCGCACTACTGGTTTCTGTATTCTTCCTGATCTATGGCTCAGGTAAACATTCTGTTGACTATACACTGAAGATTGGTATGTAG